A stretch of Coregonus clupeaformis isolate EN_2021a chromosome 37, ASM2061545v1, whole genome shotgun sequence DNA encodes these proteins:
- the LOC121553397 gene encoding RING finger protein 122 isoform X3: MHPVRWCNGCLCGLGSQSSDPYGKMTSEDIYNLPLNVYVIILGIGLFIFMLSLIFCCYMFRLRRQGTREQYGYNEVVLKGAGKKLSLLGQTCAVCLEEFKSRDELGVCTCSHAFHKKCLLKWLEIRSVCPMCNKPICRLQPDPPQGAEGPQSPMEV, translated from the exons GATGTCTGTGCGGTTTAGGATCGCAGAGCTCAGACCCTTACGGCAAGATGACATCGGAAGATATCTACAACCTGCCCCTCAACGTGTACGTCATCATCCTGGGCATCGGCCTCTTCATCTTCATGCTCAGCCTGATCTTCTGCTGCTACATGTTCAG GTTAAGGCGACAAGGCACAAGGGAGCAATACGGATATAATGAG GTTGTTTTGAAAGGAGCAGGAAAGAAACTGAGTCTTCTTGGA CAGACCTGTGCCGTGTGCTTAGAAGAGTTCAAAAGCAGAGACGAGCTTGGAGTTTGTACCTGCTCACATGCCTTCCACAAGAA GTGTCTGTTAAAATGGCTGGAGATCCGCAGTGTCTGCCCCATGTGCAACAAACCCATCTGCCGTTTGCAGCCAGACCCCCCACAGGGCGCAGAGGGGCCCCAGAGCCCAATGGAGgtgtga